CAATTAAAACTATGGCAAGATGTTAAAACCAATCAAGCATGATGTTTTAGGGAATTTGGGAGTTTTAAATTGCAATACGgaatgatttttttttttttttttttttttttttcatttttatttttatttcatGTTATTCTCCTTCCGCATGCATAATCACAATGGAGTATGAAATTGATGTCATTCAGTTGATATAGAAGTGTTCAAAAGATATAAAAAAGTGAGGTAAGGTTTGATATAGAAGAgagttgatgaaatcaatCTCTCGCAGCAGCAGCGGTTGATTTGTCCATTCCActtagatttttcaaaatcctcAGATAAGGCCAGTTAAGGTTTTTAATAAAAGGCACTAAGTTGACGTAGTAAGGGGAATTTAATGTTCGTGTGCTATTGTGATCAATGGCATTTATAATTTGACTTGCCAATTCTGCAGGATCCACATCGGGAGCTAATAATTTAGAAGGTGTCTGTACGTTGGCAAACATTTCTGTTCTCAATTTTCCGGGGCACACTAAGAGAGTTTTAACGGGTCTCATTTTAATCCTTTTAAGACGTTGACTAAGAGAGTTGTGATAGGCAATGAGTCCACCTTTAGAGGCACCATAGGAAGTCAGGCTTGCAGGAGACGCAATACCCAGCACAGATGCTACATTTACTATGTAACCTTGtccaatttcaatgataCCGGGTAGGAAAGTTTGAATCATCATATAGGCCCCAATATAGTTCACGTCAATCACTTTGTGTATATCACTGTCTGATGTTTCCTGTAAAGGCGAAATACAAGTTATACCAGCATTATTAAACAGCAGAGTCACAATACCATGATTTTTTATGATTGTCTTATGCAACTCCTTTATCTGCTCGTACTTGGCCACATTACAAGGGTAATATACAATATTACCATTAGGATTTAGATCGACGGAAGGTGGCCCCAAATCTGCAATAATCACCCTTATACCTTTCAGagccaatttttgaaccaattgcCACCCAAAACCTTTAGAACCTCCCGTCACCAGTGCAATGGTTTCTCGATTCAACGAAATTCTACCAAAAGTGGGGGCGACGAACTCTTCCACATCTTCCTTACAACGTACAGCAAAACGGTACATAAATTAATTTTCGGACCTCTGGAATTTTGGAGATTATATTGGAGGGGATTGAAGATGGAATCCTATTTGGAAATACTCTATTTTATTTCGCCTGACACAAATTTAATATTATTCGGAATCTCGGCGACACACTGACGTTCTAATGCCAGCCGTAGGAAAAAAAACATAAGGAAATAACAGCAATAAAGTTCGACAACAAGAAAGCCTGGAGCGATATCATGCTGCTAGCTACTTATACATTGGCGGCTATATCTGTATATCCTTCACACCTGTAGCGTAAATCATACATATCAGTGTGTACAACATGTCCGGGTAACATAAACCCGCCTTTGGAATTTCGCCTAAAACAGTGGGGAGTCGAAACTGACAGGATTCAGAAGTCGATTGAACGAACTCTTTACTCCATCAAGTGTTAAATGAGTGAAGCACCAGAGTTCATCAGGGTCAAGAGACGTAGAGATGAAGACTCAGTACAGGCTTTGCTGGTTGATGAGGGtcagaagaaaagaaagaagggtagattcatcttcaagTTAGCAAGAACGGTTAACTCAGATAGTTATGAGAATGCAGATGAAGCATTAACTCCACTTCTGAAACTGGCTGCCAATGATCATCGTCATTTTGTTTTAGAACGGGAGGGGAAAAGACGTAGGGATTCTGATGATGTGGAACAAGTACCACCAGTTGGCAAACCCGCAAAAGTTTCTCATCTGGAAGACCACCAAAAGGAAGCTGATGATTTGCCGCCAGAGATCAATCAGATGGTCTCTGACATTctgaatttgaataaaaatgaCAAAGGAGAGCAAAATAGACCACGTAAGCCCTCTAAGAAACATTTTGGCGGCAGTAATCGCGAAGTTGTTTCACTACCTAGTAACGATTACATTTACGATATTTACCACTTAGAAAGTCTgaaagatgatgatttgaacTCTTACAAATACGAGGATTTAGGGTTTGTTAAGATTGTTAATAAATTCATCGATTTAGTTCCCGACGAGGATACAGATCCCGAACAATGttctgatgatgaggattCAAACGAGGAGAACTACTATCAGAACGATTAtcctgatgatgaagacgatgacAGGTCAATTCCCCTAGGTAGTGAggctgatgaagaaagcTTACCTGAAGAAATTACTTGGAAGAAACAGCCACAAGATGATTACGCAGAACTTTTCGACAAACTGGGACAAAGCGATAACATCCTAGACTCTTTGAATACAAGTAATTTAGTTAATTTGGATGCggacgatgacgatgacgatgaagattgGCATGAAGATCTGGATGACGAAGAGTTTGAAAACGACAATTATGATGGCAGAAATGGATACAAAGCTAACGAATTTTTCCCTACCGATAAAGATGACTCATTAGCAGCCCATCGTGATAAAATATTTGGGAGACTAGAAAAGTTGTTGAACAAAGGCTAGAGTGCTGTTTTCATTATGTTATTATTTGCATCAATATGTGACTGTTTTACAACTCTAAAGTACGCGGTGTGTGGATTGTCGAGGAAAACCGCGGTGTTTGGGTTAATGGAATAtctttagatttttttttcaagacAGGCGGAAACAAACGCCACACCGACGCAGCGACGCGGAAgcattggaatttttcaccattttgaCAAAATATTGAGGGTCGATGGGCGATGGGCCTAGTGGGCGGATGTTTTCCAATTATTGGCATAGGGTTCTTTGTTAGGTGCTGCTGGAGCCTTTTCTGTTGTGTTTTTGAGAGACTTTAGTAGGTCAGAGgcaattgaaagatgaagTTCATCCAAACCGagcaatttgttcaaattccAGAAGGTGTCAGTGTCTACATCAAGGCCAGAACCATCAAGGTCGTTGGTCCAAGAGGTACTCTTTTCAAGAACTTGAAGCACGTCGATGTTTCCTTCTCTAGAGTCAGTGCCAAGTTGATCAAGATCACCGTTCACAACGGTGACAGAAAGCACGTTGCTGCTTTGAGAACCGTTAAGTCTTTGGTCGACAACTTGATCACTGGTGTCACCAAGGGTTACCGTTACAAGATGAGATATGTGTACGCGCATTTTCCTATCAACGTCAACGTTGTTGAAAAGGACGGTAAGAAATTGGTCGAAATCAGAAACTACTTGGGTGACAAGCAAGTTAGACACGTCCCAGTTAGAGAAGGTGTTAAGATCGAATTCTCCACTACCCAAAAGgatgaattgatcttgGAAGGTAACTCCATCGAAAACGTCTCTCAAAACGCTGCTGACATTCAACAAATCTGTCGTGCCAGAAACAAGGATATCAGAAAGTTCTTGGATGGTATCTACGTCTCTGACAAGGGTGTCATTCAGGACTTGTAAGGTAATTAAGCGCAATTAGTTTTGTATCATATAGTAaattatcttcatccatatAATGAACACTGCTCCTTTAGAGGTCTACTGAACATAAAAACatacaagaaaaaaaaaaaaaaaataaatcttACAGAATATCGGCATATGTCTAGATAATAGTTCAAAATTGTGTCAATAAAAATACCATACCATAATCAACAGTCAATGGTTTCTTGGATTTCTCTTCATGAGTGCCATAGAATTTTGAATCCACCCATTAGGACCACCATCTTCCATTATTACATCGTAAACTTCTTGTGTTGGgaaattctttaattggTCGTTCTCACAACCAATGACTGCAGCATTTCTTGTACTAGGGATTCTTAACATTTCCTGGTCCACTTTCCAACCAACACGGTTAGCAATGCAAGTGACATGATCTACTAATCCAGCATAAGTACTATTGCCCACTGTACtgtttgaagatttaaCCGATTTCCTTACATTAAAACGAACTCTTTGACCAGAGAAATTATGAGAACAGCATGGTATAACCATGAAGGGGAACCCTAACAGTGGTATCCAACACGTTAATTCATCTGAATGGTTACCAATGATAAATGTGTTCTCAGGAAATTCAGTAACGTTAACTTTAGGGGAACTTAAAAGATCCTCACTGGTGTAGACTACAGTTGCCGGTGCAATGACTTCATGAGCAACTTTAACGGGGAAAATTCCACCGTTATGTTCTAAATGAGGTAGTCTTTTTTTAACTTCTGGATGAGGTCGCACTAGAATTGATGGAATAATTATTTGTTCCTTAAGACACGCTTGAATCTCTGGAGGGAAACTAGACCAAGATTTTCTATGACGTGCGTCAATACCTAGACCTTTAATCCCTTCACTCAATAAAATGTAGCACAGTATACCATTACCACACCCCAAATCCCTAAACTGCATCTTCTCTCTAAAATTGGGGCCGTGCATCTTGGTCCATAGTGCAATTAAAAACGCTGCAATTGcaatatcttcaaaaacGTGCTTCCTTGGATCTGTCGATTCTTGCCAATTATCCACCAAGTGCGTAGagtattttttcttcaatgcaATGTATCTATCTTGGAAATCCACTTTATTAACCACCAAATCGTGTCTAACTCTTTTCTGGTAACCTTGCATAACCCCCATAGAATGTTTGTGTGCAGTTTCTAGCAGCCTCCATGCTGTCCTCACCACCCTTTCTGATTCATTTCGAAGTTGTTCAGTATTATTTTTAAACGAAATGTAATGCACTGAAAGCGTTTTATCATGTAAAAAGATAGCCACGGCTTTCACATGCGGGATGTAAAATGGGCATTCATCTCCTTCTTGAGTATGTGGGATATAGATGACCAAAGAAGTGGATTCATCCTTTAAACCGTTTAATATTAGACAGGTTTGATTCATTATAGCATCTTTGTAGGGGTTTCTCGGTATAATTCTTCTAACGATTTCTGTGGAGCAGTAGAGGTCTAGTTCTGGATTAATTGGCGGAAATCTAACGTCGAAGTCGTCAACTCCTAATTTTTTAGCCTCTGGATCtgaaatttccaattctttgtCTTGACATTTCTTAAGAGTACGTTTATTACCGTTAGAATCACATAAcacttcttgtaaaatatCTGCTCTTAGAATTGCAGATGAATTGATATTAGGTTCCCTTATAACATTCATCATAGCAGTTTCAAAATGGGCcttatcaaattttacaGTTTCTCGAGTGGAATACATGGAGTGCCATTGTTCTCCAAGTATACTCTTCGAATctaaattgaatttaaacTGAGCTCGATTCATGGACATTTCTCAAGGGGGAGCATGGGAGTGCTGAAAGGTAATAAATCGGTATAATACataatattgaaatttcactGTTATTAGTATTGAATTCGATGGAAGCTCATCgctgaatttttcaccatatGTGATCGACGAAATGGCACGTGAGCACAGCTTCTGATGAGATATGATAAGAAATGGTACTTTTGATGCATTAAACGAATTATTGCATTCAATTACGTATTTTCTGCTTATTTCTGAGGACTGATTATGGTATTCTATCATCTTTTTGTCCTACTCTCGAATACAAAGACCCAGTCGCCGGCGAAAACAGACAAATATACCCTCTAAAAATTTATATAGGTGGTGCAGCTGCTCCATCTCTACGCTAAAGGAAGTTATATGGAAATCTGAGATTAGACTCTTTTATTCTTACACTACTGTGTTTTTTGAACCATTTTTCTGAACGATTTTCTAACATTTAACATTACAGCACAGCTTCTAGGGCACTCTAAAAAGCCGTTCAAAGCTTCAATTGCTAAGTAAAATTTTCCATAATTTTTAGTGAAGCTAACAATATCTGGAAACCCCTTCTACTTCCATTCTCTTTAGGCTTGTTTAAATGTTCtcttattttatttttatcttttctGTCATTTTTCTGTTTTCGTCAATAAATTAGCGAAGAGGTTACGTGAAATTTAACATACAGCCTTTAACATCTGCAAGTTTGAAACAACGGATTAATTCTCAGTCAAGAACGGCGTCGATTGTAATTCTACGGCCTGTTCAGCAAATTTTCGACAATGGCATCTTTTTCACAGTATGTGATTTCCCTCGTAACAACGAGGAGGAGGAATTTTGGTTAAATCTTCGAACCATTGAATACTAACACGTATTTTAGATTTaaacaattggaaaaactGGGGAATGGTACTTATGCAACAGTTTACAAAGGGTTAAATAAGACAACAGGAGTGTATGTTGCCCTTAAAGAGGTTAAACTGGATTCCGAAGAGGGAACTCCATCAACAGCGATACGTGAGATTTCGTTAATGAAAGAGTTAAAGCATGATAACGTTGTTAGACTTTACGATGTAATTCATACCGAAAACAAATTGACGCTTGTCTTTGAGTATATGGATAATGATCTGAAGAAATACATGGATTCAAGAACTGTTGGTAACAACCCACAAGGTCTAGAACTAAACTTGGTCAAATATTTCCAATGGCAATTGATGGAAGGTGCAGCATTCTGCCACGAGAACAAGATACTTCATCGTGATTTGAAACCccaaaatttgttgatCAACAATAAGGGCCAGTTAAAATTAGGTGATTTTGGTCTTGCAAGAGCTTTCGGCATACCAGTTAATACTTTTTCTAGTGAAGTTGTAACGTTATGGTACAGAGCTCCTGATGTTCTAATGGGATCGAGGACTTATTCGACTTCTATCGATATGTGGTCATGCGGTTGTATATTAGCGGAAATGGTTACTGGTAAACCACTTTTCCCCGGTACAAATGACGAAGAACAGTTAAAACTGATCTTTGACATTATGGGTACACCAAATGAATCCACATGGCCAGGTGTTTCATCACTACCAAAATTCAATCTAAATTTCCCACAGAAGCTACCAAGGGATTTAAGATCAATTTTACAGGTTTGCTCAAAGGAACCATTAGATGACAATTTGATCGATCTCTTACACGGGTTATTACAGCTAAATCCTGATATGAGGTTAAGTGCGAAACAAGCTTTGCACCATCCTTGGTTTGCAGAGTACTACCAACATGTTTAATTAGTTATTATGTATTTCAGAAAAAAGCTCCATAATGCGGTTGTCCACCATGGTTCACTACAATGTCGATAACGGTCATATTTGAAGTGGATCTTAACAGTCGCCATAATGAAGGATCTGATAAATGCTCCTGTGCGTTCTCTCTTGAATAGAAAAGATTTaagaatttggtaaaagttTGTATTGGTTTATTAGATTTATTCTGTACGAATAAAACATCCAGAAGTGATTCTAACGGTTCGGACGAATAAATCCCCCCATCTTCCACTTTAGCAATTTCTAGTACCAATCCAACCGTTTCGAAAAAAAGttcgtcatcgtcatcatcatcatcattattgttTCTATCATAAAACCAATGAATTAACTCGTTAAGATGAATATATGGGTCCTTtaagatgaaaaatctcGAAAGAgatctgatgaaatttctatTGTAGACAAAGAGCTCAAAATTTGCGTAGAAAACTTGTGGGAAATCCATTAGGCCATCTTGTTCCCACCATTGAACAACTTTACCACTGTCACCCTCACTCATAAAATCCTGGTAAACTGCCGTCGGTATAAACCTCGAAATAGAATCCAAAATCTCCATATTAGCTGTTAGATAATTCCAAAACGCATTCACATTGAAGACTGTTTCCAACATCAACAAAACTTTCTGACCATCATGACGGTTgtcatcatcgtcttcttcattcaaCTCAATACCGTACTGCAAAGGATCCCAAACGTAGTTCTCCCATACCATACTGGAAAGCAAAGAAGTACTGGGAACCAATATAGTATGGTagaatttgttcaattcgTACATAGCAGCATTCCCAGAcatgataaaaattctctGTATTATCTCAACGGGCAATTCACTCATACCGATAGACACTTTTCCGTCATCACGTTTCCTTCTTTTATTAGTGAGCTTATCCTCCTTGCCATGCTTCAGTAGTTTAACCTTGTGTCTGTGACCTCTACGTTTCCTAGTAGGATATCCAGCAATAGCATACCCCATATTGACATTTTGTGCTTCTTGGCTTGTACGTTATGTAGCTTGGAATTTGCCAAGACTTACAGGACAAATCTGATAAAATGTGATATAATGGGCTGGGATGAacaaagaacaagagaaacAAAAGCTTACATAATTAGAAACGTAGACGTAGGCTCCTGCCACTACTTTCCCTGCATCTAGGGAAGAGCCGTGAACTGCCAAGAACCTTTTACGATGGCCATAGGAAAGGAGTAAATACGACATCccaaacaacaacaagataCATAGAAGACGTGCATGTAAATACATAAAAAAACACGCTTGGCAAGAACAACCGTTAAATCCAGCTGAATATATATCTGGATTCTCTAAAGACTCTGATCCAGCAAATCAAATAGCAATCTCGTCGCGTCAAAAGCTTTACTGAATCTTCAAGTGGTCCGCGACCTTTTTTGGCGTTGATTCTTCCAATGAAATAAACAGGCGAGATAAAATTCTTGTTAACACGATTCCCAtaacattttcaatatAAACAAAATAACAACATACTATATACTTAGGTTGagcaagagaagaaaaggagaaaagaaGACATTGTTTTACTTAAGGTTGGGAGTTAAAGCTAGATAGATATAAGCTCTTTTACTTTAATTTGTGTTCTCTTTCACATTGGTTCTATTTCTATTTCGATTTCACTTTTCATTTCAAGAGCAGGAACTCAGATCTCTCTCCCTTCATTCCCTCTTCTAAATACATTACTGGCACTTTGCTGACagagagaagaagaagacgcCGAAAAAGTCTCGAGGGAAAATAGctatattttttttattttgattgTAACTACCACAATGTCGTCGTTACTTAGAGTTTTGGTCGTTGGTGACAATTCCAATACACTGCTATATGCCTCTCGTTTCCGACTGGCAAAGAGCGTTGAGCTTTATCACGTCAGTGAAAATAAATCTAACCATTTCGAAGTGGATACTTTGGCGTATGGACATGATTCATTTCAATTAGACAACCACTTCACATCGGTGGCTCATTTAGAGGAAGCAATGAAACAATCGGGTGAGACCGGAGTCATATTTGATCTGATCATATTAAGTGCTATGtcattacaagaaatgTCGTCACTGGCAATGCAATTGAATCCAATGATCAATATCAactcaaagatttttttgGAATCTAGCGGATTTGTTCAGTTGGAacaatttgtaaaaatgTCAATGGATTTACCACAGTTAAACATCTTTAGCATTGTAACGGATTATGATCTTCGTGAAGTGCGTCCAAACCAATACAAGCAATTTGCAGCGCCAGGGGCGCAAAATTGTATTTATTTGGGTGATTCAAGCTCAATCTCATCGAAAAAGCAAAGCAGCGTTGGTGCTAGTCCGGCAAAATATCCAAAAAGTGTGGGAACTCTTTTAGCTACTTTCCAGAAATTATTCGAAAAATTGTTTCCCCAAGATAAAATCGATCTCTGTAACGGGTCGCAGGCTGATTTCTTGTCAACTATGTGGACCATGGCCATTCCAAAAATATGTTTTGATCCATTGTTAATTCTATTAGAAGAGACTGATCCACAACAGCTAAATCATCAAGTTTTGGCGAAGCCATTGATTTCAGGTTTAGTCACTGAAGTTATTACAATCTTAAAGAGTATGGGTGGTAAATTGCCAACTCATTTAGAATCTGAAACTGAACTTTTAGCACATTGGCAATCCTCCTATGCTGGTACTGGTGAAATGCCAGCCGCTGTTTACCATTTTGTTAATCGTACTTCTCCATTGAACATCGACATGCTATTGTTACAGCCAATTTTGTTAGCCGATGATTATTACATCAAGACCCCTTATTTGGAATTCCTATACTCATTAATGTGTCAATATCAAAAGTTGAATGACGGTAGTTCTAAATGGTTTGTGAGAAGAGAAACTGATGAATTGCAAAATGGTGGTAGTAACAATATTGCAGTGTTAACAGATGAAAATGAGCACTTGCAATCCCAGCTGGTCGAAGTTCGTGAACAATTGGCAGAAAAAGATTCGCATTTGAGAAAAATGGAGGCAACTGCTCAACAATCTGGATCTCAAGTACAGGCTTTACAAAACCAAATTGCATCCTTGAGGGAAGTTATCGTAGGCCAATCCCAGAAACACGATGCATTGACTCAAGAATTGAGACAGGCTCAACAACAGGCTCAACAAGTTGCACCTCTACAACAGCTACGTGATGTCAATGGCTCCAATGAACAAGAAGGCTCCTTCACTAGTGCAGTGGGCGAACCACCTCGTGAAACTACTAACAATAACCCCTATTCTGAGAATTATGAGTCAAGCGGTACTCCAGATTTGAGAGATATTGAGAATTTTGCCCTACTTGGTGTAAGTTACGGTGATACCCCACAAAGAGATGCATCTAAGCaggaacaacagcagcagcagcaaccacaacagcGTGCTGCGCCAGTCCATCCAACTCAGCATACTCCACCTCCAACAGCTACAAATGTGAATGGGGTCAACGGTGTGCCTGCTCATTCAACGGCAACTGGCGGTACATCCGATTTAGACagatctttgaaagaacgTGAGTTGGAAATACGTAGaaaggaattagaattgcaagaaaaagaattgaattttcaaaagagagctgttcaacaacaacaacataGACAACATAAATATGCTGGTGTTGCTGCTCCCGTCGGTGGGCCTGTTGCTGGTGGTGGCCCACCTTCCCCCACGTTGGGATCAAGTAGAAAACCTTCTCACCCACAATTGCAACAAGCACCAGGATTGCGTTCCAATAGAACGATGCATGGAGCTACACCAGGTGGATTCGGACCTGGTGGTGGGTATGGTGATCCAATGACTGGAGTCAATGGTAAACCTCCTAGAGCCACTGCTGGTCCAAGTGGATACGGGTTACAAGCCGCTGCCCCATCACAACCTCAGGGACACTATCCACCTCATGCAATTAAACCAACTAGTAGAAAAAACAGACACAGTAATATGCCAACTATTGGCAATGCTTCCAGCGTTGGTTTCCGCGATTACAGCAGACCAACTGCTAGCGCTGGTGCTCCAGTGGTGTCATCACGTGTCAACTCTATGTCTACAGGTAATCTGCAAAGTGTGCCGGTGCCTAAGAGCGTTAGGCAATCAAGCGTTCCTGGTATGAATTTCCCGGGCAATGGATCAAATCCAAGACTAGCAACTAATGGTAGAGCTCCAGGTATTATTGGTCCTAGTAGtactggtgctggtaaTAATGGTGTACCAGGAACTACTGGTAATGAACTTAATAAATCATTTGGTAGTGCCAATTCAGGAACGGATCCAACACATTTAACTCCTGATGATTCCCAAAATTCTGTAGCTCACCATATGAACGGTAACAGTTCTAATTTACAAGTACCGGAATTAAACAATTCTGAGAATAATGGTTCGAGTGGACCACAACCACCAATTTTACAAGTCAATGGTACCGAACCAGAAAAACCAGTTGAAATTAATACAACAGCAGACACAAATGAAGCATCAgaaattaatgatgaaaaggacGTTGCATCCACAGGTGCTGCTAGCGtagctggtggtggtgatgaaaacGCTGGAACTGGTGAAAAgggtaagaagaagaaatttggattgtttggtaagaagaagaataagTCCAAGAaatgaatttcttttatttttttagTAGATCAAATCCCATTATGCACATAAAACTAAAGTAGCGTTTTTCTAATAGTACGTTTTATAATTTATGTTAGTAGAATTGGGAGGACAGAAGGTCCCTCCGTGTGTACATCGTTTGTACCACAAGCTacttcaaaaagaaaaagaataatatTCTGATTCATGGCGGTTTCGAACCGCCGACATCTAACCTTATAATATTCAAAATTCACGTGATCaagaaaaggataaaaaaatCATTCTTATATCATTGTAAACGagagtgaaaaaattttgttAGCAAGACCGAACTTTGGGAAGGAAGACAAAAGTCGACCACCTTTAAGAGtgttattaccattgaaggtacaatttcttcaataataacaatCGACTGAATATTAAAGTACATCGATAATCCCATAATgccaattgatcaagaaaaaTTAGCTAAGTTGCAGAAGTTGTCTTCCAACAACAAGGTTGGTGGTACTAGAAGAAAGATGGGTAAAAAGACTGGCTcttctgcatcttcaaacaAGGATGATACCAAATTGCAAGCTCAATTGGCTAAATTGCATGCTGTCACCGTCGACAACGTTGCTGAAGCTAACTTCTTCAAGGATGACGGTAACGTTATGCACTTCAACAAGGTTGGTGTTCAAGTAGCTCCTCAACACAACACTTCTGTTTTCTACGGTCTTCCACAAGAGAAGGGTctacaagaattgttcCCTAACATTATCTCTCAAATGGGCCCTGAAGCTATCCAAGCTTTGACACAATTAAGTGCTCAAATGCAACAGGCTCAACAAGTCCAAAAGCCTGATGCCGATGCAGCTGCTGGTGCCGAGAAGAAAGACGAAGGTATTCCAGAACTAGTGGAAGGTCAAACTTTTGATGCTGATGTCGAATAATTTCAGTAACATCTAAAAGACATGAAataagaaaagaaataaaataaaaacgTTTGCATAAAGATATTCAGTCAAGTTCTGTAATACATATAACatttattttcttttacaaaCGAGTTTTTAAAAAAACTGAAGTCATAACCCTGTACCTGTTTGTTGAGCcctttccaaaatttcatttatGTCACCACCAATACTTAATAACTTGCTCCTGTTCCTTCTACAGGTTAAAGTATCAAAATGTCTCTTTAATGCATCTTTCCTTGCAAACCCTTTACCACACTGCGAACAGATATTAGGTAAAACTGGCAAATGCGTTCTTTCGTGCCTTCGTAAGTCCGACGATCTACGAAATACTAATTTACACTTAGCACAATGGAACTGCCTATCCTGTAGCAATGTTCCTTTAGCATCCTGTGTATCTTCGTTACCACTATCTTCCACATCTTGTCTTTCCTTAGGTTTGAAGACTACATCAGGTTCTTTCTCACTACTGCCAATCTTGATATCCTCAGTCGGGAGCAAACTTGTACTTGTATTCACATCTGTTTTTTTGAT
The genomic region above belongs to Zygosaccharomyces rouxii strain CBS732 chromosome F complete sequence and contains:
- the MET31 gene encoding Met31p (similar to uniprot|Q12041 Saccharomyces cerevisiae YDR253C MET32 Zinc-finger DNA-binding protein, involved in regulating expression of the methionine biosynthetic genes), producing the protein MSEDAVFFRQAAEAIVATSLNAENVDPTIRELLSRIKYVSPEIKKTDVNTSTSLLPTEDIKIGSSEKEPDVVFKPKERQDVEDSGNEDTQDAKGTLLQDRQFHCAKCKLVFRRSSDLRRHERTHLPVLPNICSQCGKGFARKDALKRHFDTLTCRRNRSKLLSIGGDINEILERAQQTGTGL